One window of Cetobacterium sp. 8H genomic DNA carries:
- a CDS encoding ABC transporter ATP-binding protein: MLRINDLTIQYGDKPPVVNNFNLRLKLGEIIGIVGESGSGKSTVIKSIIGALPSDAKLLHGDILFNETDLKIKLDKKRGKDISIIFQDCRNTLNPIRKIGKQYIEYVQHHEKISKQKAKEKCIENLTKMNLSDPENIMNSYPYQLSGGMCQRVGIAIAMTFNPKILLADEPTSALDVTTQSQIIEELLTLRKLYGTSIIIVTHNIGVAAYISDKIIIMKKGNIIEHGDPNEIINSPKKNYTKLLLDSIPKWEEKINVG, from the coding sequence ATGTTAAGAATAAATGATTTGACAATCCAATACGGAGATAAACCTCCAGTAGTAAATAATTTTAATTTACGTTTAAAATTAGGGGAAATAATAGGGATAGTTGGAGAAAGCGGAAGTGGTAAAAGTACAGTTATAAAAAGTATTATAGGAGCTCTTCCATCAGATGCTAAATTGTTACATGGGGATATTTTATTTAATGAGACTGATTTGAAAATAAAGTTAGATAAAAAAAGAGGAAAGGATATTTCAATAATATTTCAAGACTGCAGAAATACATTAAATCCTATTAGAAAAATAGGAAAACAATATATTGAATACGTCCAACATCATGAAAAAATTTCAAAACAAAAAGCTAAAGAAAAATGTATAGAAAATCTAACAAAAATGAATTTATCAGATCCAGAAAATATAATGAATAGTTATCCTTATCAATTAAGTGGTGGAATGTGCCAAAGAGTAGGGATAGCAATTGCGATGACATTTAATCCTAAAATTTTGCTAGCAGATGAACCTACTAGTGCTTTGGATGTAACAACTCAATCCCAAATAATAGAAGAATTACTAACCTTAAGAAAATTATATGGGACAAGTATAATAATAGTAACTCACAATATAGGAGTGGCGGCATATATTTCAGATAAAATAATTATAATGAAAAAAGGAAATATAATAGAACATGGAGATCCAAATGAAATTATAAATTCTCCTAAAAAAAATTATACAAAACTTTTATTAGATTCCATTCCTAAGTGGGAGGAAAAAATAAATGTCGGATAA
- a CDS encoding DUF2628 domain-containing protein — protein MSNYIRSSQENRNFLENNEESILKYIDKKGDYYLNIFKGPKNKINFCALFLGPLWMGYRQMYFETFIIGCLISILGSLLMLFELFISAAIIPESVIRSLNYALMGLMGFFGNYVYFLSLKKKIIEKKQKIGVSKIGILYGFLLGVLMPMFISGVIGFLVTLFIFGV, from the coding sequence ATGAGTAACTATATAAGATCAAGTCAAGAAAATAGAAATTTTTTAGAAAATAATGAAGAAAGCATTTTAAAATATATTGATAAAAAAGGGGATTATTATTTAAATATTTTTAAAGGCCCCAAAAATAAGATAAATTTTTGTGCCTTATTTTTAGGCCCTTTATGGATGGGATATAGACAAATGTATTTTGAAACTTTTATTATAGGGTGTCTTATTTCTATATTAGGAAGTTTATTAATGCTATTTGAACTTTTTATTTCTGCTGCAATTATTCCTGAATCTGTTATTAGAAGTCTAAACTATGCTCTAATGGGACTAATGGGATTTTTCGGTAACTATGTTTATTTCTTATCTCTAAAGAAAAAAATTATTGAAAAGAAGCAAAAAATAGGAGTTTCTAAAATTGGAATTTTATATGGTTTTCTTTTAGGTGTTTTAATGCCTATGTTTATCTCTGGGGTAATTGGTTTTCTTGTTACTCTTTTTATTTTTGGAGTTTAA
- a CDS encoding ABC transporter substrate-binding protein, protein MKIMQLKKSVMTAGVLVTCFVLGCGRNQEKKEEVKNKNEITVGVTSFADTLEPTEQYFSWVVSRYGIGETLTKFDQKGRVIPSLAESWINYEDGRTWIFKIRKGVKFSDGTEMTPEMVKKSLERTFELSNRAKTFFNLQELVIDGQNLIIKTDKPVAGLPGCLADPLFLVVNTQGDTDLYASKGPICTGPYMVESFDPTEQCVVIKNNYYWGGEVPLDKISFKCIDDQITRSMALQSGEIQIAYNLKTENLLDFQDVTKYNIQSLDSLRTTFAFMNENGVLKDKVLRQAILRALDKETYAKTLLEGGAKSGKAPVPPTLDFGFEELIDENTYNPESAKKLLVENGYKDIDNDGYLETPNGEKIELEFVIYSSREELKVYAQASQISLKEIGINIKINTVSYETLLDLRDAGKFDLLIWNVLVANTGDPEKYLRENWYSKSPSNQTGYKNKKVDELLDKLSVEYNKDLRRNLIIEIQQLIMNDASTIFFGYETTYLITSKDIENALLYPTDYYWVTDKISIRKESKE, encoded by the coding sequence ATGAAGATAATGCAATTAAAAAAAAGTGTAATGACGGCGGGAGTTTTAGTGACATGTTTTGTTTTAGGTTGTGGAAGAAATCAAGAAAAAAAAGAAGAGGTTAAAAATAAAAATGAAATAACTGTTGGGGTTACAAGTTTCGCAGATACGTTAGAGCCAACAGAGCAATATTTTAGTTGGGTTGTATCTAGATATGGTATTGGAGAAACTTTAACAAAATTTGATCAAAAAGGTAGAGTAATTCCTTCATTGGCTGAAAGTTGGATTAATTATGAAGATGGAAGAACATGGATTTTTAAGATTAGAAAAGGGGTTAAATTTTCTGATGGAACTGAGATGACACCAGAAATGGTTAAAAAATCTTTAGAACGTACGTTTGAATTAAGCAATAGAGCAAAAACATTTTTTAATTTACAGGAATTAGTTATAGATGGACAAAATTTAATAATAAAAACCGATAAACCTGTTGCAGGTTTACCTGGATGCTTAGCTGATCCACTTTTTTTAGTAGTAAATACACAAGGAGATACAGATTTATATGCATCGAAGGGGCCTATTTGTACTGGGCCTTATATGGTAGAATCTTTTGATCCAACAGAACAATGTGTAGTTATAAAAAATAACTATTACTGGGGTGGAGAAGTACCATTAGATAAAATAAGTTTTAAATGTATAGACGATCAAATAACTCGTTCTATGGCTTTACAATCTGGAGAAATTCAAATTGCATATAACTTAAAAACAGAAAATCTTTTAGATTTTCAAGATGTTACAAAATATAATATTCAAAGTTTAGATTCACTGAGAACTACTTTTGCCTTTATGAATGAGAATGGTGTTTTGAAGGATAAAGTATTGAGACAAGCTATTTTAAGAGCATTAGATAAAGAAACCTATGCAAAAACTTTACTTGAAGGTGGAGCTAAATCTGGTAAAGCACCAGTTCCTCCAACATTAGATTTTGGATTTGAAGAATTAATTGATGAAAATACGTATAACCCAGAAAGTGCAAAGAAATTATTAGTTGAGAATGGATATAAAGATATAGATAATGATGGCTACCTAGAAACTCCAAATGGTGAAAAAATAGAATTGGAGTTTGTTATTTATTCAAGTAGAGAAGAATTAAAAGTTTATGCTCAAGCTTCTCAAATTAGTTTAAAAGAAATAGGGATTAATATAAAAATTAACACAGTAAGTTATGAAACTTTATTAGATCTAAGAGATGCTGGAAAATTTGACTTATTAATTTGGAATGTATTAGTAGCAAATACAGGAGATCCTGAAAAATATTTACGTGAAAATTGGTATAGTAAATCGCCATCTAATCAAACAGGATACAAAAATAAAAAAGTAGATGAATTATTAGATAAACTATCGGTGGAGTATAATAAAGATTTAAGAAGAAATCTAATAATAGAAATTCAACAATTAATAATGAATGATGCATCAACTATTTTCTTTGGGTATGAGACAACTTATTTAATAACATCGAAAGATATAGAAAATGCTTTATTATATCCAACTGATTATTACTGGGTAACAGATAAAATATCAATAAGAAAGGAAAGTAAAGAATAA
- a CDS encoding M14 family metallopeptidase, producing the protein MLKLGNLICQRGEKINGFLDIEGYEIPVTIINGKSYGKTIGISAGIHCCEYTGIQTAIELAKELTPDNIIGTLIILHGSNYSGFFKRVPGVIPEDNKNLNRVFPGNKNGSLTEKIAYYFSNELYPKLDFFIDLHGGDTYENVMDFIYAPGIGDEKVIEFSHLTASALDLEYRVKSKSSTGAYNSAAIQGVPGFLIEIGGMGIWSKEDVEKYKRNVRLALEFLELLEAKESLKRKVNQKMIVNAKYIDSPLNGFWYPKFNPGDKFKKDDIIGEIKNVFGEILKVYKAEFNGIILYETVSLAIEVGNPLIAYGEIQNS; encoded by the coding sequence GTGTTGAAATTAGGGAATTTAATTTGTCAAAGGGGAGAGAAAATTAATGGATTTTTAGATATAGAGGGATATGAAATTCCTGTTACTATTATAAATGGGAAAAGTTATGGAAAAACAATTGGAATATCTGCTGGAATACACTGTTGTGAATATACAGGAATTCAAACCGCTATTGAACTTGCCAAGGAGTTGACACCTGACAACATCATAGGGACCTTAATAATATTACATGGAAGTAATTACTCTGGGTTTTTTAAAAGAGTTCCAGGGGTAATACCTGAGGATAATAAGAATTTAAATAGGGTATTTCCTGGAAATAAAAATGGATCACTAACTGAAAAAATAGCTTATTATTTTTCAAATGAGCTATATCCAAAATTGGATTTTTTTATTGATTTACATGGCGGAGATACCTATGAAAATGTGATGGATTTTATATATGCTCCTGGTATTGGAGATGAAAAAGTTATAGAATTTTCTCATTTAACAGCTAGTGCTTTAGACTTAGAATACAGAGTTAAATCTAAGTCTTCAACAGGTGCATATAACTCAGCGGCTATTCAAGGAGTTCCTGGATTTTTAATTGAAATAGGTGGAATGGGAATATGGTCTAAAGAGGATGTTGAAAAATATAAAAGAAATGTAAGATTGGCTTTGGAGTTTTTAGAATTGCTGGAGGCAAAGGAAAGTTTAAAAAGAAAAGTTAATCAAAAGATGATTGTGAATGCAAAATATATTGATTCCCCATTAAATGGGTTCTGGTATCCTAAATTTAATCCAGGGGATAAATTCAAAAAAGATGATATTATTGGGGAAATTAAAAATGTTTTTGGAGAAATTTTAAAAGTATATAAAGCTGAATTCAATGGGATTATTCTATATGAAACTGTTAGTTTAGCTATCGAAGTTGGTAATCCTCTTATAGCTTATGGAGAGATTCAAAATTCGTAA
- a CDS encoding ABC transporter ATP-binding protein → MSDKILEIKKIFKIFKIDSGKKLVACNDVNLDIYSEKILGIVGESGCGKSTLIRMITQLETPTMGEIIYKDMNLAKFSKQETRLNRKDIQMVFQDSQGAFNPKMQIKDIIVEPLLNFKLLKKVDIEKKAKELLELVGLDEGYLNCYPHNISGGQLQRVGIARALSLNPKILICDEATSALDVSTQNSIVKLLKKVKEEKGISIIFVCHDLALVKSFADEIAVMYLGNIVEILPGNKIRELAKHPYTKSLLNSVFSIESALKNTKIEILKGDIPSPLNRPEGCPFSTRCKNKKEFCNDIEPKLKKINDYHKIACHLYM, encoded by the coding sequence ATGTCGGATAAAATATTAGAAATAAAAAAAATTTTTAAAATTTTTAAAATAGACTCTGGAAAAAAATTAGTTGCATGTAATGATGTGAACTTAGATATTTATTCGGAGAAAATACTTGGAATAGTGGGTGAAAGTGGTTGTGGAAAATCAACTCTTATTAGAATGATAACACAGCTTGAAACACCAACGATGGGAGAAATAATTTATAAAGATATGAATTTAGCTAAATTTTCAAAGCAAGAAACAAGATTAAATAGAAAAGATATTCAGATGGTATTTCAAGACTCTCAAGGAGCTTTTAATCCAAAGATGCAAATAAAAGATATAATAGTTGAACCATTATTGAATTTTAAATTGTTAAAAAAAGTGGATATTGAAAAAAAAGCAAAGGAACTTTTAGAGTTGGTAGGATTAGATGAAGGATACCTTAATTGTTATCCTCATAATATAAGTGGAGGACAATTACAAAGAGTGGGGATAGCAAGAGCATTATCTTTAAATCCTAAAATATTAATTTGTGATGAGGCAACATCAGCATTGGATGTTTCTACTCAAAATAGCATAGTTAAACTTTTAAAGAAAGTAAAAGAGGAGAAAGGAATAAGTATTATATTTGTTTGCCATGATTTAGCATTAGTTAAATCTTTTGCAGATGAGATAGCAGTTATGTATTTAGGGAATATTGTAGAAATTCTTCCAGGAAATAAAATTAGAGAATTAGCAAAACATCCATATACTAAATCTCTTTTAAATTCAGTATTTTCAATAGAAAGTGCTTTAAAGAATACAAAAATAGAAATTTTAAAAGGAGATATTCCAAGTCCTTTAAATAGACCCGAGGGATGTCCGTTTTCTACAAGATGTAAGAATAAGAAAGAATTTTGCAATGATATTGAGCCTAAATTAAAGAAAATTAATGACTATCATAAAATTGCATGCCATTTATATATGTAA
- the nikC gene encoding nickel transporter permease, with translation MNILKNKQLMIFSILGLSVILVAIFAPWIATKDPYSAVMSHSLIPPGKEYILGTDRLGRDVFSRIIYGIRPSIIMTFSLITVVFIIGTTLGIVAGYFGGVVDDIIMRLADMMISFPGLVLAIAIAGILGPNMVNSVLAVSLVSWPKYTRLSRSLILKIKKSMYIEAAIISGGTPRIILQKHLIPNMIPTVIVTATTDIGTMMLKLASLSFLGFGAQAPTPEWGLMLNEGRKYMTKAPWLIIYPGISIIIVIVIFNMLGDSVRDLLNPKKK, from the coding sequence ATGAATATATTAAAAAATAAACAACTTATGATATTTTCAATATTAGGATTGTCTGTTATTTTGGTAGCAATATTTGCACCTTGGATAGCTACAAAAGACCCTTATTCAGCAGTTATGAGTCATTCGCTGATTCCACCAGGGAAAGAATATATTTTAGGTACAGATAGATTGGGAAGAGATGTGTTTTCAAGAATTATTTATGGAATTAGACCATCAATAATTATGACATTCAGTTTAATTACAGTAGTTTTTATTATTGGAACGACATTAGGAATTGTAGCGGGATATTTTGGAGGAGTAGTTGATGATATTATAATGAGATTAGCGGATATGATGATTTCTTTTCCTGGGTTAGTTTTAGCTATTGCAATTGCTGGTATTTTGGGGCCGAATATGGTGAATTCGGTATTGGCTGTATCATTAGTTAGTTGGCCAAAATATACAAGATTATCAAGAAGTTTAATATTAAAAATAAAGAAGAGTATGTATATAGAAGCAGCGATAATTAGTGGTGGAACCCCTAGAATAATATTACAAAAACATTTAATTCCAAATATGATTCCAACGGTAATAGTCACAGCAACAACAGATATAGGAACAATGATGTTAAAATTAGCATCGTTATCATTTTTGGGATTTGGGGCTCAAGCACCAACTCCAGAATGGGGACTAATGTTAAATGAGGGAAGAAAATATATGACAAAAGCACCATGGTTAATAATATATCCAGGGATTTCTATAATAATTGTTATTGTTATATTTAATATGTTGGGTGATAGTGTAAGAGATTTACTAAATCCAAAAAAAAAATAA
- a CDS encoding MATE family efflux transporter codes for MKRIILTNKIYLSLMFPFIISTITQPLLGAVDLAVIGHLSNENLISGVAIGTLIFNTIYWLFGFLRVSTTACSAQLFNKSLPENANVFFRNIIIAFCIGIILIFFQNIVFDIIIKFISPEDEIKKIIYLYFEILILGAPFVLINYVILGWMMGKGEIKSSLIMQIFGNIINILLDIIFVTIFKLDVQGVAYATLISQLLSTGIGIFFIFPKKFHNEFKLVEILKKDEIFRIFLVNKNLMIRTVFLLLHNNLIMKASSTLGSDIVAVNSILLQIVSIISYAFDGVANTTSVFSGRAKGMDDNNLMKEVWKKNLLWGSILVLITTVGYFIFYDRIITMFTNIEKIIIIASQYRYWVGLYPILGFLGLTYYGVFTGTNITYPVAVSTCFGFFGFILSYKFLIPILKNNGIWFSLLSFYFFRGVFLLPYLKLTLSKKEEEHRSVEIREFNLSKGREN; via the coding sequence ATGAAAAGAATAATATTAACTAATAAAATTTATCTATCTTTGATGTTTCCTTTTATAATTTCAACTATTACTCAACCTTTATTAGGGGCTGTTGATTTAGCGGTGATTGGGCACTTATCCAATGAAAATTTAATTTCAGGAGTTGCCATAGGAACTTTAATTTTCAACACTATATACTGGTTGTTTGGATTTTTAAGGGTTAGTACAACAGCCTGTAGTGCTCAACTATTCAATAAAAGTCTTCCAGAAAATGCCAATGTATTTTTTAGAAATATAATTATTGCATTTTGTATTGGAATTATTTTAATATTTTTTCAAAATATAGTATTTGATATTATTATAAAATTTATATCGCCTGAAGATGAAATAAAAAAAATTATTTATCTCTACTTTGAAATCCTAATTTTAGGTGCTCCATTTGTATTGATAAATTACGTTATTTTAGGGTGGATGATGGGAAAAGGAGAAATAAAATCCTCTTTAATTATGCAAATATTTGGTAATATTATAAATATACTTTTAGATATAATATTTGTAACAATTTTTAAATTAGATGTTCAAGGCGTAGCCTATGCAACTTTAATTTCTCAGCTTTTATCAACAGGGATTGGGATATTTTTTATTTTTCCTAAAAAATTCCACAATGAATTTAAATTAGTAGAGATTTTAAAAAAAGATGAAATTTTCAGAATATTTTTAGTTAATAAAAACCTTATGATTAGGACTGTATTTTTACTTTTGCATAATAACTTGATTATGAAAGCAAGCTCTACTCTAGGAAGTGATATTGTAGCAGTTAATAGTATTTTACTTCAGATCGTTTCTATTATCTCATATGCTTTTGATGGGGTTGCCAACACTACAAGTGTATTTTCAGGAAGGGCTAAAGGTATGGATGATAATAATCTTATGAAGGAGGTTTGGAAAAAAAATCTTTTGTGGGGAAGTATATTGGTTTTAATAACAACTGTGGGATATTTTATTTTCTATGATAGAATAATTACTATGTTTACCAATATAGAAAAAATTATTATAATAGCTTCTCAATATAGATACTGGGTTGGCTTATATCCAATTTTAGGATTTTTAGGGTTGACATATTATGGAGTATTTACAGGAACTAACATAACTTATCCAGTTGCGGTTTCAACTTGTTTTGGATTTTTCGGTTTTATCTTATCATATAAATTTTTAATACCAATTCTAAAAAATAATGGGATTTGGTTTTCTTTACTTAGTTTTTATTTTTTTAGAGGAGTATTTTTATTGCCATATTTAAAACTAACATTATCTAAAAAAGAGGAGGAACATCGAAGTGTTGAAATTAGGGAATTTAATTTGTCAAAGGGGAGAGAAAATTAA